A stretch of the Capsicum annuum cultivar UCD-10X-F1 chromosome 8, UCD10Xv1.1, whole genome shotgun sequence genome encodes the following:
- the LOC107845457 gene encoding GATA transcription factor 4 produces MDVYGVSAPDLFRIDDLLDFSNDQIFSTNNTNPDSSSHQYHHQPHSHNSSSAATATYYDNLLPNSSDDFTDNLYVPSDDVAELEWLSNFVEDSFSNFSANSITGTMNLSSNTTSFHGRSRSKRSRSTSSWTTSLQNPNTTTTTKNKESSSVHTRERSFSPMDEDAPRRCTHCASEKTPQWRTGPLGPKTLCNACGVRYKSGRLVPEYRPAASPTFVLTQHSNSHRKVMELRRQKEMLHQPQQLPPPTTEEGMYGRHFRVC; encoded by the exons atggaTGTCTACGGAGTATCTGCACCCGACTTGTTTCGTATTGATGATCTTCTCGATTTCTCTAATGATCAAATTTTCTCCACTAACAACACCAACCCCGACTCCTCCTCTCACCAGTACCACCATCAACCTCACTCCCACAACTCTTCCTCCGCCGCCACTGCCACTTACTACGACAATCTTCTTCCTAATTCCTCCGATGACTTCACCGACAACCTCTACGTCCCC AGTGATGATGTAGCGGAGTTAGAATGGCTATCGAACTTTGTAGAAGATTCATTCAGCAATTTTTCAGCCAATTCCATTACCGGAACGATGAATCTCAGTTCCAATACTACGTCGTTTCACGGAAGGTCAAGAAGCAAACGTTCTCGTTCAACTTCAAGCTGGACAACCTCACTCCAAAACCCTAACACAACTACTACTACAAAGAACAAGGAGAGTTCATCAGTACATACCAGAGAAAGGTCATTTTCGCCAATGGATGAAGATGCACCAAGGAGATGCACACACTGCGCTTCGGAGAAGACACCGCAGTGGAGAACCGGGCCTCTAGGCCCGAAAACACTCTGCAATGCATGTGGAGTTAGGTACAAATCGGGCCGGCTTGTACCGGAGTACCGGCCCGCAGCAAGCCCGACTTTCGTGTTAACACAGCATTCAAATTCTCACCGGAAAGTTATGGAGCTCCGTCGACAGAAGGAAATGCTACATCAACCACAGCAGCTTCCGCCGCCGACGACGGAGGAGGGCATGTACGGACGTCACTTTCGGGTCTGCTGA